The following proteins are co-located in the Billgrantia tianxiuensis genome:
- the rlmH gene encoding 23S rRNA (pseudouridine(1915)-N(3))-methyltransferase RlmH, producing the protein MKIRLLAVGTRMPGWVNEGVEEYRKRLPRDFSLEIEEIAPGQRGKNADTAKAVALEAKRIRERLRGDELTVALEVGGRAWSTERLAQEAEAWRLEGRDVVLLVGGPDGLAPELSASAERRWSLSPLTLPHPLVRVILAEQLYRAWTLMVGHPYHR; encoded by the coding sequence ATGAAGATCCGCCTGCTGGCGGTCGGCACCCGCATGCCGGGGTGGGTCAACGAAGGTGTCGAGGAGTACCGCAAGCGTCTACCGCGCGACTTCTCCCTCGAAATCGAGGAGATCGCCCCCGGTCAGCGCGGGAAGAATGCCGATACGGCCAAGGCGGTGGCGCTCGAGGCCAAGCGTATACGTGAGCGGCTTCGAGGGGATGAGCTAACGGTCGCGCTCGAGGTCGGGGGGCGGGCCTGGAGTACCGAGCGCCTAGCCCAGGAGGCCGAGGCCTGGCGCCTCGAAGGTCGCGATGTGGTGCTGCTGGTGGGCGGGCCGGACGGTCTGGCACCGGAGCTTTCCGCCTCTGCCGAGCGGCGCTGGTCGCTGTCTCCGCTGACCCTGCCTCACCCGCTGGTGAGGGTGATCCTGGCCGAGCAGCTTTATCGCGCCTGGACCCTGATGGTGGGACACCCCTACCACCGCTGA
- the nadD gene encoding nicotinate-nucleotide adenylyltransferase, producing the protein MLGGTFDPVHLGHLRSALELLEILALDRVHMIPAKMPPLRDTPRVAPEERLALLRLGIGDTPGLVADPRELERDGPSYSADTLASLRAEYGDQARLIMALGHDAFLRLAEWHAPWRLFELAHLVVIDRPDFEAALPRALAELIEGREVDSPGALMQRPAGRLLRLALPTRMAISATEIRRRLASDRSVRFLVPEAVEARILANSLYRHR; encoded by the coding sequence ATGCTGGGCGGTACCTTCGATCCCGTGCATCTTGGACACCTGCGCAGCGCCCTGGAGCTACTCGAGATCCTGGCGCTGGACCGTGTCCATATGATCCCCGCCAAGATGCCGCCGCTACGCGATACTCCTCGTGTTGCTCCCGAAGAGCGCCTGGCGCTGCTGCGGTTGGGTATCGGCGATACGCCGGGCCTGGTCGCCGACCCACGCGAGCTGGAGCGTGACGGTCCGTCGTACAGTGCCGATACCCTGGCTAGCCTGCGCGCGGAATACGGTGACCAGGCCCGGCTGATCATGGCGCTTGGGCATGACGCCTTCCTGCGTTTGGCCGAATGGCATGCGCCATGGCGTCTCTTCGAGTTGGCTCATCTGGTGGTGATAGATCGGCCCGACTTCGAAGCTGCGTTGCCGCGTGCTCTGGCTGAACTGATCGAGGGGCGTGAGGTCGATAGCCCCGGCGCGTTGATGCAGCGCCCCGCGGGTCGTCTGCTACGCTTGGCGCTCCCGACACGAATGGCGATATCGGCAACGGAGATTCGCCGGCGCCTCGCATCGGATCGCAGCGTGCGTTTTCTCGTGCCCGAGGCCGTCGAGGCGAGGATTCTGGCCAACTCACTATATCGGCATCGCTGA
- the rsfS gene encoding ribosome silencing factor: MQNDSLKTLVVEALEDLKAKDVALLDVSRLTSVTDLMVVASGTSTRHVAALADNVVQQAKANGIQPLGVEGQAGSDWVLVDLGDLVVHVMLPETRQLYDLERLWADLPSDAEQQQEHGGA; this comes from the coding sequence ATGCAGAACGATTCGCTCAAGACTCTGGTGGTAGAGGCATTGGAAGATCTCAAGGCCAAGGATGTCGCGCTATTGGACGTCTCACGCTTGACCAGTGTGACTGACCTGATGGTCGTGGCCAGCGGCACCTCCACGCGCCACGTCGCCGCGCTGGCCGATAACGTGGTCCAACAGGCCAAGGCCAATGGTATCCAGCCGCTGGGTGTGGAGGGGCAGGCGGGGTCCGATTGGGTCCTGGTCGATCTGGGCGATCTGGTCGTTCACGTCATGCTCCCCGAAACCCGCCAGCTCTACGACCTGGAACGGCTGTGGGCCGATCTGCCGAGCGATGCGGAACAGCAGCAAGAGCACGGTGGCGCATGA